ACTTTGCAAAAAATATGATGCAATGTTAATGATAGATGAGGCTCACGCAACAGGTGTTTTAGGTGATAAAGGGCATGGAGCAGTAGAATATTTTAATTTAGATCCTTCTAAAGATGTTGATGTTATAATGGGAACATGCAGTAAAGCGCTTGGAGTTACAGGTGGATTTGTTGTCGGTAGCAAGTCATTAATCCGTTATTTAAGGGTTGCAAGCCGTTCATATATATTTTCTACAGCTATGACGCCAGCCTCTTCGGCGGCATTAATTGAAGCATTAAAAGTGATAGAAGACGAGCCAGAAATTAGAGAAAAAATGTGGAAAAATGTAAAATATTTAAGAGAAAGTTTTAATAAAATAGGTTTTGATACAATAACTAGCGAAACCCAGATAATTCCTGTTTTAATTGGGAAAGAAGAAAAGGCAATTGAATTTGCCAGAAAACTGCTTGCAAAGGGTATTTTTGCTCCGTGTGTTCGTTGGCCAGCAGTTAGAAAAAATAAAGCAAGAATCAGGTTCACTGTTATGTCAGAACATACAAAAGAACAGATTGATTATTTATTACAATGTTGCTGTGATATTGGAAAAGATTTAAATATAATAAAATAAATAATAATATTTTTTAATATGGCAAATTTAGAAGAAAAATTTGAAAATTTAAAAAAAGAAAAATTAAAAAGTTTTGAACCTATTAGTCAAGTTAATTTTTTAGGAAAACAGATAGACATGCCATTTAAATATTCTGATGCCAGCGCTGTAATGGCTTTTTTCCCAATATCATATAAAAAGGCAAATGATATGATAGGTAATGATCGTCTTAAGCCAGTTAGTATATTAAGAGGAAAAAGCGTGGTTGGCATTACAATTTTTGAATATCGCGAATGTCCTATAGGACCTTTTTGCGAATTTACTATATCAATCCCAGTAATACATGATTCAAAAATAAGAGTTCCAATTTTTCCATTGTTATTTGATTCAATGTTCAAAAATTTTGGTTTTCATGTAATTATGTTGGGTGCAAATTCTGATATTGCTCGAAGTCACATAGAGGAAATATTTGGTTATCCAACATATCATAAAAATATTGATATAAGCATAGCAGAGCAAGACAAATATTTATTTGCTAGTCTTAGTTGTAATGATAAAAATATAATTTCTTTTAAAGGGAAAACTC
The Patescibacteria group bacterium genome window above contains:
- the bioF gene encoding 8-amino-7-oxononanoate synthase → MNKIKKILNYIDSHKLYPDIKIINGSVKANVFIDEKKVLMFSSNNYIGIATHPRVVNAAVNATKKYGVGSGGSRMLSGNLRIHRDFEFAIAKFKGYEDAIVWPSGYSANVGIISALINPLKVGVSDFFERKGVIFSDELNHASIIDGCQMSKQKIVIYRHNNVGDLEKKLKKYKKRRELVVTDSVFSMDGDIAPLDKIAKLCKKYDAMLMIDEAHATGVLGDKGHGAVEYFNLDPSKDVDVIMGTCSKALGVTGGFVVGSKSLIRYLRVASRSYIFSTAMTPASSAALIEALKVIEDEPEIREKMWKNVKYLRESFNKIGFDTITSETQIIPVLIGKEEKAIEFARKLLAKGIFAPCVRWPAVRKNKARIRFTVMSEHTKEQIDYLLQCCCDIGKDLNIIK